Genomic window (Candidatus Binataceae bacterium):
ATCACGAACGCGGCGAATTTGTTGATCCCCTGCCGCCGCGCGATCTGCGCCAGATGGTGCAGGAGCAGAGTCCCGATTCCACGACCCTGGAATTCATCAACCACCGCGAAGGCTACCTCGGCCGCTACCGCATCGACGGCTCGCAGGTAACGCCCCACTCCGATAAAGCGCTCCGTGCCCTCCGCCTCTATCGTCGCCGCTAGGCCGACATGATTGACGAAGTCCAGTTCCGTCAGCCTACTCAGGTCCTCCTGCTCCAGTGAGCGCTTGTGGCCGAAAAAGCGGTAGTAGATTGAACGTTCGCTCAGGCCCTGAAAGTGCTCGACGAGCAGGTGCTTGTCTGCTGGACGGATAGCTCGAATCAGTAGTTGGGTGCCGTCCCGAAGTGCTTCGATGACTGAGTACTTGAATGGCTCGGACATCGCGATCTGCCGAGAGTTCGTCAATTGGAACTTAACGTTTACCTTTTACCGACATCACCACACTTTGCCAATTC
Coding sequences:
- a CDS encoding GNAT family N-acetyltransferase, yielding MSEPFKYSVIEALRDGTQLLIRAIRPADKHLLVEHFQGLSERSIYYRFFGHKRSLEQEDLSRLTELDFVNHVGLAATIEAEGTERFIGVGRYLRAVDAVAAEVAFAVVDEFQGRGIGTLLLHHLAQIARRQGINKFAAFVMGDNHQMLEVFANSGFRTRDNYDAGTVRVTLDLTESPSDFGDKT